One Chryseobacterium sp. StRB126 genomic region harbors:
- a CDS encoding universal stress protein produces the protein MRTILVPTDYSKPAKNAAFYALHLANALKSNIELCHAFGLPIESPMLGQTAWSLYEYPALKDENTKELKKLVKVLEDREKKLWGDEAFPFHPSIHYGCEGGDAIHVINNMAADKKPLLIVMGMQGAGMLTRFIFGSNSIQMIENTKYPLLLIPLNHKYKGLKKIAFATDLNKKDIKTAQLLIKFAKYFDAELLITHIVQSDNDVIQDADYEHKKEAFLKNLDGKICYNCIYSENIDYGLEILKHKDIDMLVMGHHEKSFFKRLFLGSHATRQASELEIPLLTIPENGTVNF, from the coding sequence ATGAGAACGATTTTAGTACCCACAGACTACTCAAAGCCAGCTAAGAATGCTGCTTTTTATGCTCTGCATCTAGCCAATGCCCTGAAATCCAATATTGAGTTGTGCCATGCCTTTGGTTTACCGATTGAAAGTCCAATGCTTGGGCAGACTGCCTGGTCTTTGTATGAATATCCGGCTTTAAAGGATGAAAATACAAAAGAACTTAAAAAGCTGGTAAAAGTGCTGGAAGACAGAGAAAAAAAATTATGGGGTGATGAGGCCTTTCCCTTTCATCCTTCAATACACTATGGATGCGAGGGAGGTGATGCTATTCATGTGATCAACAATATGGCAGCCGATAAAAAGCCGCTTCTTATTGTAATGGGGATGCAGGGTGCAGGGATGCTTACCCGTTTTATTTTCGGAAGCAACAGCATACAGATGATAGAAAACACAAAGTATCCGCTTCTATTAATTCCCTTAAACCATAAATACAAAGGGTTGAAGAAGATCGCTTTCGCTACGGATCTGAATAAAAAAGACATAAAAACAGCTCAGTTATTAATTAAATTTGCCAAATATTTTGATGCCGAGCTTTTAATTACCCATATTGTTCAGAGCGATAATGATGTGATTCAGGATGCTGATTATGAGCATAAAAAAGAGGCGTTTTTAAAGAACCTGGATGGTAAAATTTGCTACAACTGTATATACAGCGAAAATATAGATTACGGTTTGGAAATATTAAAACACAAAGACATCGACATGCTGGTGATGGGACATCATGAGAAAAGTTTTTTCAAAAGACTATTTCTGGGAAGTCATGCCACAAGACAGGCTTCCGAATTAGAGATTCCATTATTAACCATTCCTGAAAATGGTACTGTTAATTTTTAA
- a CDS encoding L,D-transpeptidase family protein, whose amino-acid sequence MKAFLTFTIILCFAVITQAQDLKTTQEIASSLKDNVTLSKLHYPKSVMRFYARNNSECAWINAQKSDQSEIAMLLLEYSDQFGLSLSDYHWDAISLQKLRNLRDTPAEKNPNEKAVFDILMTDALISFINNLHFGKYNPLYDSSYIDTNDVNGFRSEDILTNARQQKDFLKTILEVQPKIKAYTDFQNYLSALYAENDCIASQTEMEKIMINMERLRWIDTKDTTYILVNIPSYTLKLYHQDTVFDFKVIIGKPTTRTPVLRSSINYFTTAPDWKVPQSIFVKEMLPKILKSPQYLESHHYSIYDKSGHQVEISSSKLKEIRQNPYRYSVRQSSGCDNALGAVVFRFENSYGIYLHDTSQKQLFNKEERALSHGCIRVENAEKLASLMLKNDGSANKIPILENAMAEYKRKDFVLKQPVPIIITYLTCLIIDGKPVLYKDIYHLDDSLENMFNQNK is encoded by the coding sequence ATGAAAGCTTTTTTAACATTTACCATTATTCTTTGCTTTGCAGTAATCACACAAGCTCAGGATTTGAAAACAACGCAGGAGATTGCTTCTTCACTTAAAGACAATGTTACACTCTCAAAACTTCATTACCCCAAATCGGTCATGAGGTTTTATGCCAGAAATAACTCTGAATGTGCATGGATAAATGCACAAAAATCAGATCAGTCTGAAATTGCAATGTTACTGCTGGAGTATTCCGATCAATTTGGACTGTCTTTATCTGATTATCATTGGGATGCCATTTCTCTTCAGAAATTAAGGAATTTGCGGGATACTCCTGCAGAAAAGAATCCAAACGAAAAAGCCGTTTTCGATATTCTGATGACGGATGCTCTTATCTCTTTCATCAATAATCTGCATTTTGGAAAATACAACCCTTTGTATGATTCATCATATATTGATACAAATGATGTTAATGGATTCCGATCCGAAGATATATTAACGAATGCAAGGCAGCAGAAAGATTTCCTCAAGACAATCCTCGAGGTTCAGCCTAAAATAAAAGCTTACACGGACTTTCAGAACTATTTAAGTGCTCTCTATGCGGAAAATGACTGTATAGCCTCACAAACGGAAATGGAAAAAATCATGATCAATATGGAGCGATTACGATGGATTGATACAAAAGATACAACCTATATTCTGGTAAATATTCCTTCCTATACCTTGAAACTTTATCATCAGGATACTGTGTTTGATTTTAAGGTGATTATAGGGAAACCAACTACCAGAACGCCAGTTTTGAGGAGCAGTATTAATTATTTTACAACAGCGCCAGACTGGAAGGTCCCCCAAAGCATTTTCGTAAAAGAAATGTTGCCTAAAATCTTAAAAAGTCCTCAATATTTAGAGAGCCATCATTATTCGATTTATGATAAGAGTGGTCATCAAGTTGAAATAAGTTCATCAAAACTGAAAGAGATCCGTCAAAATCCTTATCGATATAGTGTAAGGCAATCATCCGGTTGTGATAATGCATTAGGAGCGGTGGTTTTTAGATTTGAAAACTCTTATGGAATATATCTCCATGATACTTCTCAGAAACAATTGTTTAATAAAGAAGAAAGAGCTTTGAGCCACGGGTGCATTCGGGTTGAGAATGCTGAAAAGCTTGCCTCTCTCATGTTAAAGAACGATGGCTCTGCAAATAAGATCCCTATTTTAGAAAATGCAATGGCAGAGTATAAAAGGAAAGATTTTGTTCTGAAGCAACCTGTTCCTATTATTATAACCTATCTGACCTGTCTTATAATAGATGGAAAGCCTGTATTATATAAAGATATTTACCATTTAGATGATTCATTAGAAAATATGTTTAATCAAAATAAATAA
- a CDS encoding adenosylcobalamin-dependent ribonucleoside-diphosphate reductase, with translation MELLTKNAIQILEDRYLLKNDKGMVIETPDALFKRVAEYISGCEKKDTAKWSQAFYKVMSELKFLPNSPTLMNAGCGHAQLSACFVLPIEDSLESIFTTLKNTALIHQSGGGTGFNFSALRPKGDLISSTQGESSGPVSFMKIYDAATEYVKQGGKRRGANMGILNVDHPDIEEFIMSKSDKKSIENFNLSVGISNAFMKAVEEDSDWQLINPHTEKVTRIISAKSLWELMVGEAWKTGDPGLIFLDAINNSNTTPDLGRIQATNPCGEVPLFDNESCNLGSVNLSKITICNNGKNEINWAELSRIIHIGIRFLDNVITLNHYPLPEIKITTLHSRRIGLGLMGWAELLILLNIPYASEKALVLAEKLMKFFQKESYNASEKLALERGTFPGWELSKFGISNRKMRNATCNSIAPTGTISVIANTSYSIEPLFALAYKRMGILGGKTQTEINNVFIQKMKDLDLWNKETEQVVIETGNLNEVKAIPKKIAAVFKTGLDIPWQYHLLHQKAFQKYTDNAVSKTINLPEKTTVQDISDIYKTAYKYGLKGITVYRYGSRAGQVLQKCNVTGC, from the coding sequence ATGGAACTTCTTACCAAAAATGCCATACAAATTCTGGAAGACCGTTATCTTCTGAAAAATGATAAAGGTATGGTAATAGAAACTCCAGATGCCCTCTTCAAACGGGTTGCAGAATATATTTCCGGTTGCGAAAAAAAAGATACCGCCAAATGGAGCCAAGCTTTCTATAAAGTAATGAGTGAACTGAAATTTCTTCCTAATTCACCAACACTTATGAATGCGGGCTGTGGCCATGCTCAATTAAGTGCGTGCTTTGTATTGCCCATAGAAGATAGTTTGGAAAGTATTTTTACGACCCTTAAAAATACGGCTTTAATCCACCAAAGTGGAGGAGGTACTGGGTTTAATTTTTCAGCTCTTCGTCCCAAAGGAGATCTGATCAGTTCTACCCAAGGGGAATCTTCCGGTCCGGTTTCTTTTATGAAAATTTACGATGCTGCAACTGAATATGTAAAACAGGGAGGTAAAAGAAGGGGAGCTAACATGGGGATCTTAAATGTTGACCATCCGGATATCGAAGAATTCATCATGTCAAAATCGGATAAGAAATCCATAGAAAACTTTAATCTTTCGGTAGGGATCAGCAATGCTTTTATGAAAGCAGTAGAAGAGGATTCGGATTGGCAGCTCATTAATCCGCATACTGAAAAAGTAACCCGAATCATCTCTGCAAAATCACTCTGGGAATTGATGGTAGGGGAAGCTTGGAAAACAGGTGATCCCGGATTAATTTTTCTCGATGCCATTAACAATTCCAATACAACACCTGATCTCGGTAGAATACAGGCAACTAATCCTTGCGGCGAAGTTCCCTTATTTGATAATGAAAGCTGTAATCTGGGCTCAGTTAATCTTTCAAAAATAACAATATGTAATAATGGGAAAAATGAAATAAATTGGGCTGAATTATCCCGGATTATTCATATTGGAATCCGTTTTCTGGATAATGTCATTACACTCAATCATTATCCACTGCCGGAAATTAAGATCACTACTTTACACTCCAGAAGGATAGGGTTAGGATTGATGGGCTGGGCAGAATTGCTTATTCTATTAAATATTCCATACGCATCTGAAAAAGCCTTGGTATTAGCAGAAAAACTCATGAAGTTTTTTCAGAAAGAAAGTTATAATGCTTCAGAGAAACTGGCACTGGAACGAGGTACTTTTCCAGGCTGGGAACTCAGTAAATTTGGAATTTCCAATAGAAAGATGAGAAATGCCACCTGCAACAGTATTGCCCCTACTGGAACTATTTCGGTTATCGCTAATACTTCTTATTCAATAGAGCCTTTATTTGCATTGGCTTATAAACGAATGGGTATTTTAGGAGGTAAAACCCAAACTGAGATCAATAATGTATTTATTCAAAAAATGAAAGATTTGGATTTATGGAATAAAGAAACGGAGCAGGTTGTTATAGAAACGGGAAATTTAAATGAGGTGAAGGCTATTCCTAAGAAAATAGCTGCTGTTTTTAAGACAGGTTTAGATATTCCGTGGCAATATCATTTATTACATCAAAAAGCCTTTCAAAAATATACTGACAATGCTGTTTCTAAGACCATTAACCTCCCTGAAAAGACTACGGTACAGGATATTTCAGATATTTATAAAACTGCTTATAAATACGGACTTAAAGGGATAACGGTGTATCGTTATGGTAGCAGAGCAGGTCAGGTACTACAGAAATGCAATGTTACAGGGTGTTGA
- a CDS encoding response regulator produces MKKTQILIIEDNEDIRESTSEILELANYEVYQAANGKQGIDLAIKHIPDIILCDIMMPELDGYGVLHLLSKREDTALIPFIFITAKADRIEIRKGIEMGADDYLTKPYDDIELLSAIESRLKKRERQRSIYSSNLTQITNLFQASHGLDELQKAFNERKIKSFKKKQVIYYEGDVANTAYLMISGSVKTTKMTEDGKEFMTGVYGAEDYFGITSLFAGKEYKETAEVLEEATLCSVPREVIDQLFYKYPDVAEKFIKILAGNVISHEEQLLQLAYFSVRKRMAEILLKLHSKYRDSENFEISRENLASMAGMAIETVSRILSDFKEENLIDRNAGRITILDVSRLQKLKN; encoded by the coding sequence ATGAAAAAAACACAGATACTGATCATAGAGGATAATGAAGACATCCGTGAAAGTACTTCTGAGATCCTTGAGCTTGCCAACTACGAAGTATATCAGGCTGCTAACGGTAAACAAGGCATAGATCTGGCCATAAAACATATTCCGGATATTATACTCTGTGATATTATGATGCCGGAGCTTGATGGTTATGGTGTACTGCATCTTTTGAGTAAAAGAGAGGATACTGCACTTATTCCTTTTATTTTTATAACGGCAAAAGCGGATAGGATAGAGATAAGAAAAGGGATAGAAATGGGGGCAGATGATTATCTTACAAAACCCTATGACGATATAGAACTTCTGAGTGCCATAGAAAGCCGTCTGAAAAAAAGAGAACGTCAGAGAAGTATTTATAGTTCCAATCTTACTCAAATTACCAATTTATTTCAGGCATCACACGGACTGGATGAACTGCAAAAAGCTTTTAATGAAAGAAAAATTAAGTCTTTTAAAAAAAAGCAGGTTATATATTATGAAGGAGATGTGGCCAATACAGCGTATTTAATGATATCCGGTTCTGTAAAAACAACAAAAATGACAGAAGACGGAAAGGAATTTATGACAGGAGTATATGGCGCTGAAGATTATTTTGGCATTACTTCATTATTTGCCGGAAAAGAATACAAAGAAACAGCAGAAGTTTTGGAAGAAGCCACCCTATGCTCAGTTCCCAGAGAAGTTATTGATCAATTGTTTTACAAATACCCGGATGTAGCAGAAAAATTTATTAAAATTCTTGCCGGGAATGTTATTAGTCATGAGGAGCAGCTATTGCAGCTTGCCTATTTTTCAGTACGAAAAAGGATGGCAGAGATACTGCTTAAACTCCATAGTAAATATAGAGATTCTGAAAATTTTGAGATTTCCAGAGAAAACCTTGCTTCCATGGCGGGGATGGCTATTGAAACGGTAAGCAGGATTCTCAGTGATTTTAAAGAAGAAAATTTAATAGATAGAAATGCAGGCAGGATTACGATACTGGATGTTTCACGTCTTCAGAAATTAAAAAACTAA
- a CDS encoding PAS domain-containing sensor histidine kinase, giving the protein MESAKLLQAIIETAIDGIITIDDRGRIEQLNPSALKIFGYKEEELIGKNISVLMPEPDRSQHDGYLLNYQNTGEKKIIGKGREVKGLRKDGTQFPFRLAVSEVQFQERIIYTGFIHDLSKEKEAEEFLKNYTMELEELVEDRTKSLKKMLYELEAAKEESNVSLEKEKELNRMKSRFVSMASHEFRTPLSSMQLSVILIEKYLQVSDSVHIVKHLQKIKTAIGSLNGILNDFLSLERLEAGIVKPNHCLFDVIKFSEELTEEMQLVTKEDQIIIYQHSGSESEINLDQNLLKNCLINLMSNAIKYSGEHTLIEFSTEIKENQYLFSVKDNGIGIPEHDHSALFQPFFRAHNIGNIPGTGLGLNIVHRYVSLMNGSIHFESKFGKGTEFTLSFPKNL; this is encoded by the coding sequence ATGGAAAGTGCCAAACTGTTACAAGCCATTATTGAAACGGCTATTGACGGTATTATAACTATTGATGACAGAGGGAGAATAGAACAACTGAATCCCTCTGCCCTAAAAATATTTGGCTACAAAGAAGAAGAATTAATTGGAAAAAATATTTCAGTATTAATGCCAGAGCCAGACAGAAGCCAGCACGATGGTTATTTACTTAATTATCAGAATACCGGCGAAAAAAAAATCATTGGAAAAGGAAGAGAAGTAAAAGGTTTAAGAAAAGATGGCACACAGTTTCCTTTCAGGCTTGCTGTAAGTGAGGTTCAGTTTCAGGAAAGGATTATTTACACAGGATTTATCCATGATCTTTCTAAAGAAAAAGAAGCAGAAGAGTTTCTTAAAAATTATACGATGGAACTGGAAGAATTAGTCGAAGACCGTACAAAATCGCTTAAAAAAATGTTGTATGAGCTGGAAGCGGCAAAGGAAGAATCGAATGTATCTCTGGAAAAAGAAAAAGAACTTAACCGTATGAAAAGCCGTTTCGTATCAATGGCATCCCATGAGTTTCGTACTCCTCTAAGTTCCATGCAGCTGTCTGTTATTTTGATAGAGAAATATCTTCAGGTTTCGGACAGTGTTCATATTGTAAAACACCTTCAAAAAATAAAAACAGCTATTGGGAGTCTGAACGGTATTCTCAATGATTTTCTTTCATTGGAAAGGCTGGAGGCAGGGATTGTAAAACCCAATCATTGCTTATTTGATGTCATTAAATTTTCAGAAGAACTTACGGAAGAAATGCAGCTGGTCACCAAAGAAGACCAAATTATAATTTACCAGCACTCAGGATCAGAAAGTGAAATAAATTTGGATCAAAACTTATTAAAGAATTGTCTGATTAACCTGATGAGTAATGCTATAAAATATTCCGGAGAACATACACTGATTGAATTTTCCACAGAAATAAAAGAAAATCAATATCTCTTTTCAGTAAAAGATAATGGAATAGGAATACCTGAACATGATCATTCGGCTCTTTTTCAGCCATTTTTCCGGGCTCATAATATAGGGAATATTCCCGGAACCGGCCTAGGCCTTAATATTGTGCATCGGTATGTAAGTCTTATGAATGGAAGCATACATTTTGAAAGTAAATTTGGTAAAGGAACTGAGTTTACTTTATCATTTCCTAAAAATTTATAA
- a CDS encoding Dps family protein — protein sequence MKIQIGIDENHRKAVADKLIKILADENILLMKTKNAHWNIEGSDFNDKYKFFKNQSKQLDKIINSIAKRIRSIGHVVPATLQTYLSLAHLTEKNREENNSEVFITELLEDHESLILILCRHIINCKDDLHDIATSHFITRLLETHQKMAWHLRSFITD from the coding sequence ATGAAAATACAAATAGGAATCGATGAAAATCATCGTAAAGCAGTTGCTGATAAACTGATAAAAATATTGGCAGATGAAAACATCTTATTGATGAAAACAAAAAATGCCCATTGGAATATTGAAGGATCTGATTTTAATGATAAGTATAAATTTTTTAAAAATCAGTCTAAGCAATTAGATAAAATCATAAACAGTATTGCCAAAAGAATACGTTCTATTGGCCACGTTGTACCTGCAACTTTACAAACCTACCTGAGTTTAGCGCATCTAACAGAAAAAAATAGAGAGGAAAACAACAGTGAGGTTTTTATCACAGAGTTGTTGGAAGATCATGAAAGTCTTATTCTTATACTTTGTAGACATATCATAAACTGTAAGGACGACTTACATGACATAGCAACAAGTCATTTTATAACTCGTCTCTTAGAAACCCATCAGAAAATGGCCTGGCATTTACGTTCATTTATAACAGATTAA
- a CDS encoding MBL fold metallo-hydrolase RNA specificity domain-containing protein, whose protein sequence is MDTMIIKSLGGAETVTGSKHLLKTSELTILVDCGLFQGVKSLREQNWESLNIDLAEIDIVILTHAHLDHCGYIPLLVKNGFKGKIYMTEPTKELAKLILLDSAKLQEEDAEKANYHHYTKHNPAKPLYTINDTEKSFKQFFTVKENISIQLSNHIQCRFKPCGHIIGACSVEIVCFDKTIIFSGDIGRSHSAILPPPDFFTKADFLVMESTYGDRLHDNTNLYDTLEHWINLTVKNHGNIIIPSFAVGRAQEVIYILSQLKEQNKIPYNLPIILDSPMAASATDIMVEYAEYTTVTKEKWLDIIEHVNINREYMNTQEIVYDKQSKIIIAGSGMLTGGRVLEYLKHDIGNSRNTVLIVGFQAEGTRGRALLNESHELKIHGKYYPVKANIVELTGLSAHADQSELMEWIKKYENPPKQIMLVHGEPSAQEALRVKIQTDLKIPVKILMKDREVIC, encoded by the coding sequence ATGGATACTATGATTATAAAATCCCTTGGAGGAGCGGAAACCGTTACCGGGTCCAAGCATTTGCTAAAAACTTCCGAGCTTACCATATTAGTCGATTGCGGATTGTTTCAAGGGGTAAAATCGCTGCGTGAACAAAACTGGGAATCTTTAAATATCGATTTAGCAGAAATAGATATTGTCATTCTTACCCATGCCCATCTGGATCATTGCGGATATATTCCCCTTCTTGTAAAAAACGGGTTTAAAGGTAAAATTTATATGACTGAACCCACGAAGGAACTGGCAAAATTAATCTTGCTTGACAGTGCAAAATTACAGGAAGAGGATGCAGAAAAAGCAAACTATCATCATTATACCAAGCATAATCCTGCAAAACCCCTATACACGATAAATGATACTGAAAAATCTTTTAAACAATTTTTTACTGTTAAGGAAAATATCAGCATACAATTAAGCAATCACATACAGTGCAGATTCAAGCCCTGTGGTCATATCATTGGAGCTTGTTCCGTAGAAATTGTATGTTTTGATAAAACTATTATTTTTTCAGGTGATATAGGGCGAAGCCACAGTGCTATTCTCCCACCACCCGATTTTTTCACTAAAGCAGACTTTCTAGTGATGGAATCAACATACGGAGACAGGCTTCATGACAATACAAATTTGTATGATACTTTGGAGCATTGGATCAATCTTACTGTTAAAAACCATGGAAATATAATTATTCCAAGTTTTGCCGTTGGCAGAGCACAGGAAGTTATTTATATTCTTTCCCAGCTAAAGGAACAAAACAAAATTCCATATAATCTTCCCATAATATTGGATAGCCCTATGGCTGCTTCTGCAACAGATATTATGGTTGAATACGCAGAATATACCACTGTAACTAAAGAAAAATGGTTGGATATTATTGAGCATGTCAATATTAATAGAGAGTATATGAATACTCAGGAAATCGTTTATGATAAGCAAAGTAAAATAATAATTGCAGGAAGCGGTATGTTGACAGGAGGACGCGTGCTTGAATATTTAAAACATGATATAGGAAACAGCCGGAATACAGTACTGATTGTTGGATTTCAAGCAGAAGGTACTCGCGGAAGAGCATTGCTTAATGAATCTCATGAGTTAAAAATTCATGGAAAATATTATCCGGTAAAAGCAAATATAGTAGAATTAACGGGATTATCTGCCCATGCGGATCAATCTGAACTGATGGAATGGATAAAAAAATATGAGAATCCCCCTAAACAAATCATGCTGGTTCATGGCGAACCCTCTGCACAAGAAGCATTACGAGTTAAAATTCAAACAGATTTGAAAATACCTGTTAAAATTTTGATGAAAGATAGGGAAGTGATCTGTTGA
- a CDS encoding BON domain-containing protein: MKTNSRLQKDVQNAIKWEPLLDAAEIGVIAKDGVVSLTGIVDSYAKKVEAENAAKKVGGVKAIVENIEVKLPSSWTKADAEVAKEVLDALKSNYSIPDDKIMVKVEDGWVTLEGELPWHYQKEEVEKVVKYLTGVKGLIDKIKVKSELDDAIQKKDIEDALKRSSIYDSEIKVSVLGTTVTLTGTANSLYQKEEAGRIAWKTRGIWNVKNELEVNYEYDFY; encoded by the coding sequence ATGAAAACAAACTCAAGATTACAAAAGGATGTTCAAAATGCCATTAAATGGGAGCCTTTATTAGACGCTGCTGAAATTGGCGTGATCGCAAAAGATGGTGTAGTTTCCCTTACCGGCATAGTCGACAGTTATGCAAAAAAAGTTGAGGCGGAAAATGCCGCAAAAAAAGTTGGCGGGGTTAAAGCAATAGTTGAAAACATTGAAGTAAAGCTTCCAAGTTCATGGACAAAAGCTGATGCCGAAGTCGCAAAAGAAGTATTGGACGCCTTAAAATCCAATTATTCTATTCCTGATGACAAAATAATGGTAAAAGTTGAGGATGGCTGGGTTACTTTAGAAGGTGAATTACCTTGGCATTACCAAAAAGAAGAGGTAGAAAAGGTAGTAAAATATCTTACCGGCGTAAAGGGCTTGATCGACAAAATTAAAGTCAAATCAGAATTAGACGATGCAATACAAAAAAAAGATATTGAAGATGCACTGAAAAGAAGCTCAATTTATGATAGTGAAATTAAAGTATCTGTTTTAGGAACTACAGTAACTTTAACCGGAACAGCAAATTCTTTATATCAAAAAGAAGAGGCAGGCCGCATTGCCTGGAAAACTCGTGGTATATGGAATGTAAAAAATGAATTAGAAGTTAACTATGAGTATGATTTTTATTAA
- a CDS encoding Hsp20/alpha crystallin family protein gives MKTLEKTNQSPLENVIEDFWKNDGFLDESMKMEPTINIIDRNGVYKLKVSAPGFKKKDFKVAVENGSLIISAEKSVEKKEEKENFVRREFSASSFSRSFRLPENITLGHIKANYKNGLLNITISKTNLDKKEVKEIKIR, from the coding sequence ATGAAAACTTTAGAAAAAACCAATCAGTCTCCACTGGAGAATGTGATAGAAGATTTCTGGAAAAATGACGGATTCTTAGATGAATCAATGAAAATGGAACCAACCATTAATATCATTGACAGAAATGGTGTCTATAAGCTTAAAGTATCAGCTCCGGGATTCAAGAAAAAAGATTTTAAGGTAGCAGTGGAAAACGGATCACTTATTATCAGCGCTGAAAAAAGTGTGGAGAAAAAAGAAGAAAAAGAAAATTTTGTAAGAAGAGAGTTTTCTGCTTCCTCATTTTCCCGCAGTTTTCGTTTACCGGAAAACATCACTTTGGGGCATATAAAAGCCAATTATAAAAACGGATTGTTAAATATTACGATCAGTAAAACTAATCTGGATAAAAAGGAAGTAAAAGAAATTAAAATACGTTGA
- a CDS encoding terpene synthase family protein — protein MNIREELVIPRCKYPWETIESPIANAFDEEEKDWYDNDYTFISEEGIKRCKPQFLSRVATYMNPTCDSVARMRPCARLMIYITIFDDFFGLTPAAELQAQANRVYEIMMGNDPAPSEIGILRQMAQARKEWIANGMPQFWLERVSKNFYEFIVYGMMEEIPFKQSERVIYPSLAHYFSFRKYSIGMWPYGDLIDPATNSPLPVHIYNHPLIQRCRELLSLVIVIQNDFASLMKEIEIEKECLNIIFILRHHENISYQEACDKAMKLHDEYCQELDDLHKSIQYLNFGEFQNMAYDHVYHIKLQISGCANWYYNSGTKRYEHKAFIIPQYGREGEDIHIPHSGFVKK, from the coding sequence ATGAACATAAGAGAAGAACTAGTGATCCCCAGATGTAAATATCCATGGGAAACAATTGAAAGTCCTATTGCCAATGCCTTTGATGAAGAGGAAAAAGACTGGTATGATAATGATTACACTTTTATTTCTGAAGAAGGAATAAAAAGATGTAAGCCGCAATTCTTATCCAGAGTTGCCACCTATATGAATCCAACCTGTGATAGTGTTGCACGGATGCGTCCCTGTGCAAGATTAATGATCTACATTACGATTTTTGATGATTTTTTTGGATTAACACCTGCTGCTGAACTACAAGCTCAAGCTAACCGTGTTTATGAAATAATGATGGGCAATGATCCTGCTCCTAGTGAAATCGGCATTCTGAGACAAATGGCACAGGCAAGGAAAGAATGGATTGCCAATGGCATGCCTCAGTTTTGGTTAGAACGAGTATCCAAAAATTTCTATGAATTTATTGTATATGGTATGATGGAGGAAATACCTTTCAAACAATCAGAAAGAGTAATTTATCCTTCACTTGCGCATTATTTTTCTTTTAGAAAATATTCAATCGGTATGTGGCCTTATGGTGATTTAATAGATCCGGCTACTAATTCGCCTCTACCTGTGCATATTTATAATCATCCTCTTATACAGCGCTGCAGAGAATTGCTTTCCCTAGTTATTGTCATTCAAAATGATTTTGCATCTTTAATGAAAGAAATTGAAATTGAAAAAGAATGTTTAAATATTATTTTCATTTTAAGACATCATGAAAATATTTCTTATCAGGAAGCCTGTGATAAAGCCATGAAGCTGCATGATGAATATTGCCAGGAACTGGATGATCTGCACAAATCTATCCAGTATCTGAACTTTGGAGAATTTCAAAACATGGCCTATGATCACGTATATCACATTAAATTACAGATAAGCGGCTGTGCTAACTGGTATTATAATTCCGGAACTAAAAGATATGAACACAAGGCTTTTATTATACCACAATATGGTAGAGAAGGAGAGGATATTCATATTCCACACAGTGGTTTTGTGAAAAAATAA